In Paenibacillus sp. 1781tsa1, one DNA window encodes the following:
- a CDS encoding response regulator: MEDKKVLIVDDQNGIRILLMEVFSSEGYNTFQAPNGKVALEIVNNDKPDLVLLDMKIPGMDGLEILKHIKEIDPGIKVIMMTAYGELDMIKEATDLGALMHFTKPFDIDEMRVAVNMQLRNGTANKCS; the protein is encoded by the coding sequence GTGGAAGATAAAAAAGTTTTGATTGTTGATGACCAGAATGGAATCCGAATCCTGTTAATGGAAGTGTTCAGCAGTGAAGGGTATAACACCTTTCAAGCACCCAACGGCAAGGTTGCTCTGGAGATTGTAAATAATGACAAGCCTGACCTGGTATTGCTCGATATGAAGATTCCTGGGATGGACGGTCTGGAAATCCTGAAGCATATTAAAGAAATTGATCCGGGTATCAAGGTGATTATGATGACCGCATATGGTGAACTGGACATGATTAAGGAAGCCACGGATCTCGGAGCGCTCATGCACTTTACGAAACCGTTTGATATCGACGAGATGCGAGTGGCTGTTAATATGCAACTGCGCAATGGTACTGCCAATAAATGCAGCTGA